One part of the Mya arenaria isolate MELC-2E11 chromosome 3, ASM2691426v1 genome encodes these proteins:
- the LOC128225884 gene encoding sushi, von Willebrand factor type A, EGF and pentraxin domain-containing protein 1-like — MNLLYSFVLIISFIKLVHGACTWPYGLTNTEWYDGVEDTIMFDTSTTMTGFWFTVKKSDGTNQEYTQWECLSTDNLETKGYLIVRSKETFRRLNSDFRGYMCLHLTRITDSSYRYYVYTKLDSNTFTEPKRIQGSPTDPTTNLVCLEDYLDDRPADSEYGLWISTANPVGSKVDCPYVTLGDYSFSHSTVGTGVPVSCTGKALDMCTDTSQMTFDTCKSDVANSVSPTVWCVDNVPVGDAYYVTVYNGIDADADIDESTVYRFSCLAISADGTSASVAPRRCGETATATLALTQEESCITCPAVTAPSGGTVTISTDGAVTTASYTCTDQYSLAGPQTRVCQTNHTWTDEDPTCTCILPSSIANGTMSVSTDGTTLTYSCDVGFVLVGAQTRECQADNSWSGSEPTCNPCDELTATSGLNVHLTSTGVTSTVTFTCDPYYTMDGQYAATCQTSGSWDVSEPICVSCSSLPAISVSTGNLTVATDGLTTTATYSCPDGYVVTGESTLTCGTDSNWSAETSDCVCDPPAPVDGGSFEVSSDGLTVTFTCGAGYTMDGTSEIACDTEGGGWQISYPNCSKCEDLTDPASGSLQLSTDGTETTAQYLCGVGYSLSGGGTATCQPDGTWSTSSEAPICQSCDDLSQLSVTAGNVTLSTNGTATFATYNCPAGYQVKGSPILTCGSDGSWDSGPSDCVCEDPPVPTGGNFTLASNGLSVTYTCDGGYTMTGTQTISCDTDGGGWAIKYPNCTKCENLTTPASGDVTLVTDGTQTTALYTCSVGSSLDGDSQPTCTEDGTWTAQSPSCVTCPVLPTISISTAYINLTTDGLATTATYVCPDGYVVSGETTLTCGTDGAWSAGTSDCLCDAPLVPTNGSMWANGSHAEFECEAGYNLLGSPEVTCQTDGSGWSSPSPECKSCSTVPTITDGMVTVSTDGLISSAEYACDVGHTMTGTSVLTCDTSGVWSGNSPSCVKCDDLVTLQSGNAIQETNGQITTVMYSCAEGYYMTGDNTSVCQSGGTWTNPTPICSCQSAEAPANGYIKSDDGTEVTYGCDVNYTLTGDSVRMCSDNGTGWMGTEPACAQCAQVLDLTDGYFTLSTDGLQTYADYFCDVGYTISGAVVSYCQQDGQWSSVAPTCVQCPDLEVPASGNFTLSTDGKTTRASFTCADGYDLVGASTSTCRKDRIWIDDVPTCACTTPAAPENGAVNADGQTITYTCDVGYTMTGNDSGVCGSDGSGWSVETPSCVQCTPLTNLTYGSISYTSDGQTTVATFSCDAGSTLSGLTTFSCDTSGAWEFEEPECVSCPALPALSVSTGNVTVTSDGEVTTATYQCPDGYVVSGDTNLTCGADGVWSTEPSDCVCEPPTVVEGGAYLISADGLTVTFSCDTGYTMVGTSEIACDANGAGWEIVYPNCSKCESVPAVSSGSVELATDGTQTTAQYLCGVGFSLYGGYTPVCQEDGTWTTSGTTPACVSCGALTDISISTGNVTLSTNGSQSVANYNCPDGYKVKGASTLTCGSNGTWDAEPSDCVCADPPTPTGGEFTLAEDGLSVTFTCEAGYTMTGAQIISCDTEGGGWAAAYPNCSKCEDLASPTSGNVSLVTDGSQTTAVYTCSVGSSLDGQSQPSCTEDGTWTAVSPTCVTCPQLPNVAISTASINISSDGVTTTATYVCPDGYVVSGEETLTCGTDGTWSAPASDCVCDTPPVSTGGNVASSIDGLSATFTCGEGYTISGTSVLECATDGSGWSTDAPNCTKCDDLGSPTAGYSTVETNGTHTTVVYSCGVGYSLSGTGAAECQDDGTWTTSETPTCVACPSLPPVSVTSGDVILTTNGSTTLATYTCPSGYQVQGETVLTCVADGIWSAEPSDCVCETPTAPDGGAFNVTDDGLSVTFSCGAGYTMSGTPTFGCDTGGNGWNFEYPNCTKCEDLTLPTSGDVTLVTDSQQTTAVYTCNVGSTLNGDSTPTCQEDGTWTADSPTCVSCPSLPEVSVSTGYVNVTSNGTTTSATYHCPDNYIVSGESTLTCGADGSWSTSTSDCVCEPPPTEDGRAVTVSDDEMFVVFACEEGYTMVGSANTVCGTDGTGWEVDFPNCTKCEDLVPPTNGNVSLTTNGTLSTLQYSCGLGYSISGEGYAECLTDGTWTLTGTPTCVACSDLPAVAIPSGGFELTTDGSTTLASYSCPYGYQVLGEAMLTCGVDGMWSSEPSQCVCETPSSHVGGTFNVSDDGMTVTFSCDAGYTLVGGQTVTCDQNGGGWASALPNCTRCADLLQPASGSVTLVTDGQTTSADVKCKVGFTVQGEASPTCLSDGSWTSTETSCATCASLPMVTHSGTSTSTNGTHTIASYTCDVGTTLAGTATLVCLSDGMWSPSPPECVECPALTNENGDVTASTDGLTTTVTFTCSDGYVLKDTGLTSTNVTCGTSGVWSEIPVCVCVDPHPLTDGSVQTDGLVAMYSCDVGYSLEGQRLIECGSSGQGWLESPPTCSECQSLTSPTDGSFTFSSNGTVTVATFTCDVGTTLNGNTSTTCSGAGVWTGSVPQCVKCASLPIPANGEYVMSTTGEVTSVQLQCSDGYQASGFTSVECGPDGTWQFDQLSSCESVGGSDGEGGGSSLLAPLIAVSVISIIIIAVLTGLLAYFYRKNSTQQRNAQYSFNKFSDPSYYRMDKVEDFPIPLERATTSMAPVNHQHHVMEKRVIMATSPAPSAVVKKPVKPKSREPQSSTSTDIETHRSGESVISFKRSKTSLTQKSLASISAIEIGSQPTTPSPRALLTPPSNPNRLSPLINHKAMFGKLPTTSPKAGRSGVPRLDLDGRGSPRPTTPVRCNTPISHALRISDIENKAEASVSAVGN, encoded by the exons atgaatttattatataGTTTCGTCTTAATTATAAGCTTCATCAAATTAGTTCAcg GGGCGTGTACGTGGCCGTACGGACTGACAAACACGGAGTGGTATGACGGGGTCGAGGACACCATAATGTTCGATACGAGTACCACAATGACCGGGTTCTGGTTCACCGTAAAAAAAAGTGATGGTACGAATCAAGAGTACACGCAGTGGGAGTGTCTGAGTACTGATAACCTTGAGACGAAAGGATACCTTATTGTcag gtcCAAAGAAACGTTTCGAAGGTTAAACTCAGATTTTAGGGGCTACATGTGCTTACATCTCACTAGAATAACAGACTCTTCATACAGATACTACGTCTACACAA AATTGGACTCCAACACGTTCACTGAGCCAAAACGAATACAAGGAAGCCCCACTGATCCCACCACAAACCTCGTGTGTCTAGAAGACTATCTCGACGACAGACCAGCAGATTCTGAATATGGGTTGTGGATTTCAACAG cCAATCCAGTCGGTAGTAAAGTAGACTGCCCGTACGTGACGCTTGGAGATTATTCCTTCTCCCATTCGACAGTGGGCACGGGTGTCCCGGTCTCGTGCACGGGTAAAGCGCTTGACATGTGTACGGACACATCTCAAATGACGTTTGACACGTGCAAATCCGATGTTGCAAACTCTG TCTCCCCCACGGTTTGGTGCGTGGACAATGTACCAGTCGGAGACGCCTATTACGTCACCGTATACAACGGCATCGACGCGGACGCCGACATCGATGAGTCCACGGTGTATAGGTTCTCATGTTTG GCAATATCAGCGGACGGCACGAGTGCTTCAGTGGCACCAAGACGCTGTGGGGAGACAGCGACTGCAACACTGGCCCTGACTCAAG aagAATCCTGCA tCACCTGCCCCGCGGTGACGGCCCCTTCCGGTGGAACGGTGACGATCAGTACAGACGGTGCAGTGACCACGGCCAGTTACACGTGCACGGATCAGTACTCGCTGGCCGGGCCTCAAACTCGGGTCTGTCAGACTAACCATACTTGGACAGATGAGGACCCAACTTGCA CCTGTATACTGCCGTCTTCCATCGCCAATGGTACGATGTCGGTATCTACCGACGGGACAACTTTAACATACAGTTGTGACGTCGGATTTGTTCTCGTGGGCGCTCAGACGAGGGAATGCCAGGCAGACAATAGTTGGTCCGGATCTGAACCGACTTGCA ACCCGTGTGACGAGCTGACGGCAACGTCTGGTCTGAACGTTCATTTAACGTCGACTGGAGTGACGTCAACCGTCACGTTTACATGTGATCCGTATTACACGATGGATGGCCAATACGCCGCTACTTGTCAGACGTCAGGCAGTTGGGATGTCAGTGAACCTATATGTG TTAGTTGTTCCTCTCTACCTGCTATATCTGTCAGCACGGGAAATTTGACCGTCGCTACTGACGGCCTTACAACAACAGCAACGTACTCCTGTCCCGACGGCTACGTCGTTACCGGCGAGTCCACGTTGACATGTGGGACCGACAGCAACTGGAGCGCAGAAACTTCTGACTGTG TATGTGATCCACCTGCGCCCGTTGACGGCGGCTCGTTCGAGGTATCGAGTGACGGCCTAACTGTGACGTTTACGTGCGGGGCCGGGTATACAATGGATGGAACGTCAGAGATAGCCTGTGACACGGAGGGCGGGGGTTGGCAGATTTCGTATCCGAACTGTA GCAAATGTGAAGACCTGACGGACCCTGCATCCGGAAGTCTCCAGCTGAGTACAGACGGCACCGAGACGACGGCCCAGTACCTGTGTGGTGTCGGATACTCCCTTTCCGGTGGAGGGACGGCCACTTGTCAGCCAGACGGGACGTGGTCCACATCTTCTGAAGCCCCTATATGcc AATCGTGCGATGACCTATCCCAGCTATCAGTCACAGCCGGAAACGTTACCCTGAGCACCAATGGTACAGCGACGTTTGCAACGTACAACTGTCCAGCCGGCTACCAGGTGAAAGGTTCCCCCATACTGACGTGTGGGTCGGACGGCAGCTGGGATTCTGGTCCTTCTGACTGTg TTTGTGAGGATCCACCGGTCCCCACAGGCGGTAACTTCACCCTCGCCTCTAACGGCCTATCGGTGACGTATACGTGTGACGGAGGCTACACCATGACGGGAACACAAACTATTTCCTGTGACACGGACGGTGGCGGCTGGGCCATAAAATATCCCAACTGCA CGAAATGCGAGAATCTTACCACGCCCGCTTCCGGTGACGTCACACTGGTAACGGACGGAACGCAAACCACCGCCCTTTACACGTGCAGTGTTGGTTCGAGTCTGGACGGCGACTCCCAGCCCACGTGCACGGAAGACGGAACGTGGACGGCACAGAGTCCATCATGTG TGACCTGTCCCGTTTTACCCACTATTTCCATCAGTACTGCGTATATAAATTTGACCACTGACGGCCTAGCGACCACGGCGACGTACGTCTGTCCGGACGGTTACGTTGTGAGCGGGGAGACAACGTTGACGTGTGGAACTGACGGTGCTTGGAGCGCGGGAACGTCAGATTGTC TATGTGACGCCCCTCTTGTCCCTACCAACGGGTCCATGTGGGCAAACGGAAGTCACGCAGAATTCGAGTGCGAGGCCGGATACAACCTCTTAGGTTCACCGGAAGTAACGTGCCAGACGGATGGGTCTGGATGGAGTAGCCCGTCCCCCGAGTGCA AATCGTGTAGTACAGTCCCCACTATAACGGACGGTATGGTGACTGTATCCACGGACGGTCTAATATCGAGCGCCGAGTACGCCTGTGACGTCGGCCACACAATGACAGGGACGTCAGTTTTGACGTGCGATACTTCGGGTGTGTGGAGCGGTAACTCGCCGTCCTGTG TGAAATGTGACGATCTAGTAACACTTCAAAGTGGAAACGCCATTCAGGAGACGAACGGACAGATCACGACAGTTATGTATTCTTGCGCGGAGGGTTATTATATGACCGGGGACAATACCTCGGTCTGTCAGTCGGGCGGTACATGGACTAACCCTACACCGATTTGCA GTTGCCAGTCGGCAGAGGCACCGGCGAACGGCTACATCAAGTCAGACGACGGGACGGAAGTGACATACGGGTGTGACGTTAACTACACGTTAACGGGAGACTCAGTTAGGATGTGCTCTGATAATGGAACCGGTTGGATGGGCACGGAACCGGCTTGTG CACAATGCGCTCAAGTTCTAGACCTTACAGACGGGTATTTCACGCTATCCACGGACGGCCTGCAGACGTACGCCGACTATTTCTGTGACGTCGGGTACACCATCAGCGGAGCAGTGGTCAGTTACTGCCAGCAGGATGGACAATGGAGCTCTGTCGCCCCCACATGCG TCCAATGCCCGGACCTCGAGGTCCCAGCGAGCGGTAATTTTACGCTATCCACGGACGGTAAGACCACCCGGGCCTCATTCACGTGTGCCGATGGGTACGACCTTGTTGGGGCCTCCACCAGCACGTGCCGGAAGGACAGGATCTGGATAGACGACGTACCTACCTGTG CTTGCACAACACCTGCTGCACCGGAAAACGGCGCAGTTAACGCGGACGGACAGACCATCACTTACACATGTGACGTAGGCTACACTATGACCGGAAACGATAGCGGAGTCTGCGGAAGTGACGGGTCGGGATGGAGCGTAGAAACACCGTCTTGTG TTCAATGCACACCTCTAACCAACCTGACGTACGGGTCAATATCATACACCAGCGATGGTCAGACGACGGTGGCCACTTTCTCCTGTGACGCGGGGTCAACTTTGTCCGGATTGACCACATTCAGCTGTGATACAAGTGGCGCCTGGGAGTTCGAAGAACCCGAGTGtg TGAGCTGCCCTGCGCTGCCGGCCCTCTCAGTCAGCACGGGTAACGTGACTGTTACCTCCGACGGCGAAGTGACAACGGCGACGTACCAGTGTCCTGATGGCTACGTTGTGAGCGGGGACACAAACCTGACGTGTGGAGCGGACGGTGTATGGAGCACAGAGCCGTCGGATTGTG TTTGTGAACCACCCACAGTTGTGGAAGGCGGTGCCTATCTGATATCCGCAGACGGTTTGACGGTAACGTTTTCTTGTGACACCGGCTACACTATGGTTGGGACGTCAGAAATCGCATGTGACGCAAATGGAGCGGGGTGGGAGATTGTTTATCCAAATTGCA GCAAGTGCGAAAGCGTCCCCGCGGTCTCTTCTGGAAGCGTCGAGCTGGCGACGGACGGCACCCAAACAACTGCCCAGTACTTATGCGGCGTCGGATTTTCGTTGTACGGAGGTTATACTCCGGTCTGTCAGGAGGACGGAACATGGACCACTTCTGGAACAACGCCTGCTTGTG TTTCATGCGGCGCGCTGACGGACATATCGATATCAACCGGAAATGTGACTCTCAGTACCAACGGCTCTCAGTCAGTCGCCAACTACAACTGTCCGGACGGGTACAAGGTCAAGGGCGCCTCTACCCTGACTTGTGGTTCGAATGGTACATGGGACGCGGAGCCTTCTGATTGTG TATGTGCGGACCCTCCAACGCCTACCGGCGGCGAATTCACGTTGGCGGAGGACGGTTTGTCTGTGACGTTTACGTGTGAGGCGGGCTACACGATGACGGGGGCACAGATCATCTCCTGTGACACAGAGGGTGGAGGTTGGGCAGCAGCCTACCCGAACTGCT CTAAATGTGAGGATCTGGCGTCACCAACGTCAGGTAACGTTTCGCTGGTGACAGACGGCTCACAAACGACGGCGGTGTACACATGCAGCGTAGGTTCCAGCTTGGATGGACAGTCCCAGCCCTCGTGCACGGAGGACGGAACATGGACGGCAGTCAGTCCTACATGTG tGACCTGCCCCCAGTTACCAAACGTAGCAATAAGCACTGCTAGCATTAACATAAGCAGCGACGGTGTCACAACAACAGCGACGTACGTCTGTCCCGACGGTTACGTTGTGAGTGGGGAAGAGACGTTAACGTGTGGAACTGACGGGACGTGGAGCGCCCCTGCCTCGGACTGTG TCTGTGATACACCACCTGTGTCTACGGGAGGGAACGTGGCGTCTTCGATTGACGGCCTAAGCGCCACGTTTACGTGCGGGGAGGGGTATACCATTTCCGGGACGAGCGTGCTAGAGTGTGCCACTGACGGAAGCGGGTGGTCCACGGATGCCCCCAATTGCA CAAAGTGCGATGACCTGGGTTCCCCTACCGCGGGATACTCGACCGTGGAGACAAACGGAACCCACACGACGGTGGTATATAGTTGCGGGGTTGGGTATTCCCTTTCCGGTACTGGTGCGGCAGAGTGCCAAGATGACGGTACTTGGACCACGTCCGAGACACCAACATGTG TGGCATGTCCGAGTCTTCCTCCAGTTTCTGTGACATCCGGCGACGTCATCTTAACAACGAACGGTTCCACCACTTTGGCGACGTACACATGCCCTTCCGGTTACCAGGTCCAGGGGGAAACTGTTCTGACATGTGTCGCAGACGGCATTTGGAGTGCAGAGCCTTCCGACTGTG TCTGTGAGACCCCTACGGCTCCTGATGGCGGAGCGTTCAATGTAACTGATGACGGACTGTCTGTGACGTTTTCGTGTGGAGCGGGCTACACAATGTCCGGGACACCGACGTTTGGTTGTGATACGGGAGGAAATGGCTGGAACTTTGAGTACCCAAATTGCA CTAAGTGTGAGGATTTAACATTACCAACTTCCGGTGACGTCACACTTGTAACTGACAGTCAACAGACGACTGCAGTGTACACGTGCAATGTGGGATCAACGCTGAACGGAGACTCGACGCCAACGTGCCAGGAAGACGGAACGTGGACGGCTGATAGTCCAACATGTG TATCATGTCCCAGTTTGCCAGAGGTTTCTGTAAGCACCGGATATGTCAACGTTACTTCCAACGGTACAACCACATCGGCGACGTATCATTGTCCCGACAATTACATCGTCAGCGGCGAGTCGACCTTGACGTGTGGAGCAGACGGCAGCTGGAGTACTTCAACGTCAGACTGTG TTTGTGAACCTCCGCCGACAGAGGATGGTCGGGCCGTGACTGTTTCCGACGATgaaatgtttgttgtgtttgcGTGTGAAGAAGGCTACACAATGGTCGGTTCAGCTAATACAGTGTGTGGTACAGATGGAACAGGATGGGAGGTCGACTTTCCCAACTGCA CAAAATGTGAAGACCTAGTTCCACCGACAAACGGAAATGTTTCGTTGACGACCAACGGAACCCTATCCACTCTACAGTATAGCTGCGGACTTGGTTACTCTATATCTGGGGAGGGATATGCAGAGTGCTTGACGGACGGAACATGGACGCTGACGGGAACTCCAACATGTG TGGCCTGTTCGGATCTCCCAGCAGTCGCCATACCATCCGGGGGTTTCGAGTTGACAACAGACGGCTCCACGACCCTGGCGTCCTACAGTTGCCCTTACGGCTACCAGGTGCTTGGGGAGGCTATGCTGACATGTGGGGTGGATGGCATGTGGAGCTCAGAGCCTTCCCAGTGTG TATGCGAAACCCCTTCATCACACGTTGGCGGTACGTTCAACGTGTCGGATGACGGTATGACGGTGACGTTTTCGTGTGACGCTGGCTACACTTTGGTCGGCGGACAGACGGTGACGTGTGATCAAAATGGCGGCGGCTGGGCGTCGGCGCTGCCAAATTGCA CTAGGTGTGCAGACTTATTACAACCGGCATCAGGGAGCGTTACCTTggtgacggacggacagacCACAAGCGCTGACGTTAAATGTAAGGTCGGGTTTACTGTGCAGGGAGAGGCGTCACCCACATGTCTGTCTGATGGATCGTGGACCAGTACGGAGACGTCGTGTG CCACCTGTGCCTCTCTTCCCATGGTCACACATAGCGGAACTAGCACTTCCACAAACGGCACACACACGATCGCCTCGTACACGTGTGACGTCGGTACAACGTTGGCAGGGACCGCAACCCTCGTCTGCCTCTCTGACGGCATGTGGTCGCCGAGTCCGCCAGAATGTg TGGAATGTCCAGCACTTACAAACGAAAATGGTGATGTCACAGCCAGCACAGACGGTCTTACGACGACTGTGACGTTTACGTGCAGTGACGGATATGTGCTGAAAGACACCGGACTGACGTCAACAAACGTCACGTGTGGAACTTCCGGTGTGTGGTCGGAAATACCCGTTTGCG TGTGTGTTGACCCCCACCCTCTGACTGATGGCTCAGTACAGACGGACGGACTGGTGGCCATGTACTCTTGTGACGTCGGGTACAGCCTTGAAGGGCAACGCCTCATTGAGTGTGGAAGCAGCGGCCAGGGATGGCTGGAATCACCGCCAACTTGTT CTGAATGCCAAAGTCTGACTAGCCCTACAGACGGCAGTTTTACCTTCTCCTCAAACGGCACAGTTACGGTAGCGACGTTTACGTGTGATGTGGGAACGACGTTGAACGGAAACACGTCAACAACATGCTCGGGCGCTGGTGTCTGGACTGGAAGTGTACCGCAATGCG tgaAGTGTGCGAGTCTGCCAATCCCCGCTAACGGAGAGTATGTGATGTCCACTACGGGTGAAGTGACCAGTGTCCAGCTTCAGTGTTCGGACGGCTACCAGGCCAGCGGCTTTACATCAGTGGAGTGTGGGCCAGACGGGACGTGGCAGTTTGACCAGCTCAGCTCGTGTG AGTCAGTCGGTGGATCCGATGGCGAAGGTGGTGGCAGCTCCCTCCTGGCTCCCCTGATCGCCGTCAGCGTCATCTCAATCATCATTATTGCTGTCCTGACGGGGCTACTGGCATACTTCTACCGCAAGAACAGTACTCAACAGAGGAACGCGCAGTACtcttttaataaat TTTCCGACCCGTCCTATTACCGTATGGACAAGGTCGAAGATTTCCCCATTCCGCTAGAGCGGGCGACGACTTCCATGGCACCTGTCAATCATCAACACCACGTGATGGAAAAGCGTGTGATCATGGCCACCTCGCCCGCCCCCTCAGCGGTGGTTAAGAAACCTGTCAAGCCGAAATCTCGCGAACCCCAGTCTTCAACTAGCACTGATATTGAGACGCATAGATCCGGGGAAAGTGTTATAAGTTTTAAAAGAAGTAAAACGTCTTTAACCCAGAAGAGTTTAGCGAGTATCAGCGCAATAGAAATTGGTTCGCAACCCACTACCCCTTCTCCGAGAGCATTACTTACACCTCCGTCCAACCCCAACAGGTTATCGCCTCTAATCAATCACAAAGCGATGTTCGGGAAGCTACCTACGACCTCTCCTAAAGCGGGAAGATCCGGCGTACCTAGACTCGATCTTGATGGGCGTGGCTCCCCAAGGCCGACCACGCCCGTGAGATGTAATACGCCCATTAGCCACGCCCTTCGGATCTCGGACATAGAAAATAAGGCGGAGGCGTCAGTGTCCGCCGTGGGAAATTAA